Proteins from a genomic interval of Spirochaetota bacterium:
- a CDS encoding class I SAM-dependent methyltransferase encodes MSAPFHDPSIYEPPLSVCALCGSGRIAPLYEIRRYTPPFRIDRCGACGFIFMNPRFTDNIIRGFYGEDYYRGSAEYAYYDEREAERFARHVWKARLRVIARYARGGRFLDVGAAFGGLLKAASARYDVYGIEPSEYSGHEARKVFGERVHIGTLEDHPFKSGFFSAITMIEVIEHLADPTRALRECHRLLRDGGVLVVQTANMAGIQSRLQGERYAYFMPGHLSYFTRRNLTDLLRKSGFARVVAYHPVEFGLLPKLLKSRFTFESVWDYRRWFRIAWYHLASRLHYGDFALTSSMVLYAIKQPK; translated from the coding sequence ATGAGCGCCCCGTTTCACGATCCATCTATATACGAGCCGCCCCTGTCGGTCTGCGCGCTGTGCGGAAGCGGCCGGATCGCGCCGCTCTATGAGATTCGGCGCTACACGCCGCCTTTCCGGATCGACCGCTGCGGCGCGTGCGGCTTCATCTTCATGAATCCTCGATTTACGGACAACATAATACGGGGTTTCTACGGCGAGGACTATTACCGGGGCTCCGCCGAGTACGCATATTACGACGAACGGGAGGCGGAGCGCTTTGCCCGCCACGTCTGGAAGGCGCGCCTGCGCGTGATCGCCCGTTACGCCCGCGGCGGCAGGTTTCTCGATGTGGGAGCCGCATTCGGCGGACTCCTAAAAGCGGCCTCGGCGCGATACGACGTCTACGGCATCGAGCCGTCGGAATATTCCGGCCATGAAGCCCGGAAGGTCTTCGGCGAACGCGTGCACATCGGCACGCTTGAGGATCATCCCTTTAAAAGCGGTTTCTTTTCGGCCATCACCATGATCGAGGTGATCGAGCACCTCGCCGACCCGACGCGCGCCCTGCGCGAGTGCCATCGCCTGCTACGGGACGGCGGCGTGCTCGTGGTGCAGACGGCCAACATGGCAGGGATACAATCCCGCCTGCAGGGCGAACGATATGCCTATTTCATGCCGGGACATCTTTCGTATTTCACCAGAAGAAACCTCACCGACCTGCTCCGGAAATCGGGGTTCGCGCGCGTCGTCGCCTATCATCCGGTTGAATTCGGGCTTCTTCCTAAATTGCTGAAGTCTCGTTTCACCTTCGAATCGGTATGGGACTACCGGCGATGGTTCCGGATCGCCTGGTACCACCTCGCCAGCAGGCTCCACTACGGCGATTTCGCCCTTACCAGTTCGATGGTGCTCTACGCTATCAAACAGCCGAAATAG
- a CDS encoding NAD(P)H-hydrate dehydratase gives MKAVTAEEMRRIDAETIDVMGIPGETLMAGAGKAVAEFAESVYRGEGAVAVFCGSGNNGGDGFVAAFHLAGRGIPVEIFLAGAKEGVTPLSAVFLHACVNGGLPITEIAGPDTVGRIDFGRYDLIIDALLGTGFEGPVRAATAEIIDAVNASERTVLSVDMPSGLPSGGGGPEGPVVRAAYTVTIGLPKISLVTWPGREYTGEVHVADIGFPRSLLESDDLTTDLLDADYARARLAVEHYADSYKGDAGHLLLVGGFDCMEGAIMMSAMAAFEAGVGLATLLTTETARAVIAGKIPELMTRSFPVSGGPGAAEAGVRAFLDGERRYDALVIGPGMGRTDESQAVFATVMGSLPKSGIGFALVDGDGLYHLARYLEETSLPEGVSFVITPHFGEASRLLGQPVDSIKKNRFAAALHLGSRTGAVALLKGPATIVSDGKRSLINTTGNRALATAGSGDVLAGVVGSLLLRGIGPLEAAGIGAYLHGRAADLAVEASGVMVLKATDTVEYLRKAMAEL, from the coding sequence ATGAAAGCGGTGACCGCCGAAGAAATGCGCCGAATCGACGCCGAGACGATCGACGTGATGGGGATCCCCGGCGAGACGCTTATGGCCGGGGCGGGGAAGGCGGTCGCGGAGTTCGCCGAATCGGTTTACCGCGGGGAAGGCGCCGTCGCCGTTTTTTGCGGAAGCGGCAATAACGGCGGAGACGGTTTCGTCGCCGCTTTTCATCTCGCCGGGCGCGGCATCCCGGTCGAGATCTTTCTCGCGGGAGCGAAGGAGGGAGTGACGCCGCTGTCGGCGGTGTTTCTGCACGCGTGCGTGAACGGCGGCCTTCCGATAACCGAGATTGCCGGGCCGGACACCGTTGGGCGCATCGATTTCGGCCGGTACGACCTCATAATCGACGCCCTGCTCGGAACGGGCTTTGAAGGCCCGGTGCGCGCGGCGACGGCGGAGATCATCGACGCCGTCAACGCCTCGGAGAGAACGGTACTCTCCGTGGACATGCCAAGCGGCCTGCCATCGGGCGGCGGCGGCCCGGAGGGGCCCGTCGTTCGCGCCGCGTATACCGTCACGATCGGCCTGCCCAAGATCTCGCTTGTAACATGGCCCGGCCGCGAATACACGGGCGAGGTCCATGTGGCCGATATCGGATTTCCCCGCAGTCTCCTTGAGAGCGACGATCTTACCACCGACCTGCTCGACGCGGACTATGCGCGTGCGCGGCTCGCCGTTGAACATTACGCCGATTCGTATAAGGGCGACGCGGGCCACCTGCTGCTTGTCGGCGGTTTCGACTGCATGGAAGGCGCCATCATGATGAGCGCGATGGCGGCCTTCGAGGCGGGCGTCGGACTCGCGACGCTCCTCACCACCGAAACGGCGCGCGCGGTCATAGCGGGAAAGATCCCCGAGCTTATGACACGGTCATTCCCCGTTTCGGGGGGCCCCGGGGCGGCCGAAGCAGGAGTTCGGGCCTTTCTTGACGGGGAGCGGCGCTACGACGCGCTCGTCATCGGTCCGGGAATGGGGCGCACTGACGAGTCGCAGGCCGTCTTTGCGACGGTCATGGGTTCGCTTCCGAAGAGTGGCATCGGATTCGCGCTCGTGGATGGCGACGGGCTTTATCATCTCGCGCGTTACCTCGAAGAGACGTCCCTGCCGGAGGGCGTTTCCTTCGTCATAACGCCCCACTTCGGCGAGGCCTCGCGGCTCCTCGGCCAACCGGTCGACTCGATTAAAAAGAACCGCTTCGCCGCGGCGCTTCATCTTGGATCGCGCACCGGTGCGGTCGCCCTCCTCAAGGGGCCCGCGACGATCGTTTCGGACGGAAAGCGCTCGCTCATCAACACAACCGGCAACCGGGCGCTCGCCACCGCGGGAAGCGGCGACGTGCTTGCGGGGGTTGTCGGATCGCTTCTGTTGCGCGGAATCGGGCCGCTTGAGGCGGCGGGGATCGGCGCGTATCTTCACGGGCGCGCGGCGGATCTGGCGGTCGAGGCCTCGGGCGTTATGGTGCTTAAGGCGACCGATACGGTGGAGTATCTCAGAAAGGCGATGGCGGAGCTTTGA
- a CDS encoding class I SAM-dependent methyltransferase — translation MDSERAWERHYTRDRSVLRYPDENLVRMLVPFIKDRKSRAPRALDLGCGTGRHVGLLLEMGLERPVGLDTSFNALSLCAGLYDAPFVQADARALPVRSDSLDIVVAWGSLHYTVKGDLAPMLAGVLRVLRKGGRLFGTLRNTRDTFLKKGLHLGGDVWKTGLDDIESSTVAFYSEDELRAALSPFSSFQYGFMERSPLGKPDSVISHWYFQAEK, via the coding sequence ATGGATTCCGAACGGGCATGGGAGCGGCATTACACCAGGGACAGGTCGGTGCTCCGCTACCCGGACGAAAACCTCGTACGCATGCTCGTCCCGTTCATTAAAGACCGCAAGTCCCGTGCGCCCCGCGCACTCGATCTTGGCTGCGGTACGGGCCGGCACGTTGGCCTGCTTCTCGAGATGGGACTCGAGCGGCCGGTGGGGCTCGACACCAGCTTCAACGCGCTTTCCCTGTGCGCGGGGCTCTACGACGCCCCGTTCGTGCAGGCCGACGCGCGGGCGCTTCCGGTGAGGTCCGATTCGCTCGACATCGTGGTGGCGTGGGGTTCGCTGCACTACACCGTCAAGGGGGATCTCGCCCCGATGCTCGCCGGGGTGCTTCGCGTACTCAGAAAGGGCGGCCGGCTCTTCGGCACGCTGCGCAACACGCGCGATACTTTTTTGAAAAAAGGCCTCCATCTCGGCGGCGACGTCTGGAAAACCGGCCTCGACGATATAGAAAGCTCCACCGTTGCCTTCTACTCCGAGGATGAGCTCCGCGCGGCCCTGTCGCCGTTTTCATCCTTCCAATACGGTTTCATGGAGCGCAGTCCGCTCGGAAAACCGGATTCGGTCATATCGCACTGGTACTTCCAGGCGGAGAAATGA
- a CDS encoding ATP-grasp domain-containing protein: MLFKKRNTAAQAHFVSIGAGENQVPLIAEAARLGYRIIAVDRNPIAPGASLCNLKIIESVENHIEIFRHLQEPLICGEIAGVLTKSYGNAVKTACYIAERINKPLIPFQRIDDFINKKKMKAVLVRAGISTPELLAVEQGTSRRKIARLGFPLVVKPVTGHAKKDVRLVANQRELEAALKGRKSKGNRFIVERFSEGSEIIAAGIVFRGTYHLASLSDKTLSPAPYFVDVMHSSPSRFGHLRDRITALGQRITEEFEIAVSPLIMEIIVGADGELGLIEAVPEFGGEFIPELLIPESTGYRFIRETIKAATNTGFTPPAWRAEKAVVVRYITGNSGRLVSFDHRPRRVPGLVAWKMFKREGAEIRGLAATNHDRVGVVITRGRTHQAALDAAGRAVAALKITIEG, translated from the coding sequence ATGTTGTTTAAAAAGCGAAATACCGCCGCGCAGGCGCATTTCGTTTCGATAGGGGCCGGAGAAAACCAGGTCCCCCTTATCGCGGAGGCGGCCAGGCTCGGCTACCGGATCATCGCAGTCGACCGCAACCCCATCGCCCCGGGCGCGTCCCTGTGCAATTTGAAAATAATCGAATCCGTGGAGAACCACATCGAGATATTCCGCCACCTTCAGGAGCCGCTCATCTGCGGGGAAATCGCGGGCGTCCTCACAAAATCCTACGGCAATGCCGTCAAAACGGCATGTTACATCGCCGAACGCATCAACAAACCGCTCATACCCTTTCAGCGGATAGACGACTTCATCAATAAGAAGAAGATGAAGGCGGTGCTGGTTCGGGCCGGCATATCCACTCCGGAATTACTGGCGGTTGAACAGGGAACCTCCCGGAGGAAAATCGCCCGGCTCGGCTTTCCCCTCGTCGTCAAGCCGGTCACGGGGCACGCCAAAAAGGACGTTCGCCTGGTTGCGAACCAGCGCGAGCTCGAAGCGGCGCTGAAGGGGCGGAAATCGAAGGGAAACCGGTTTATCGTGGAACGCTTTTCTGAAGGGAGCGAGATCATCGCCGCCGGGATCGTGTTCCGCGGCACCTACCACCTGGCGTCCCTTTCGGATAAAACGCTCTCGCCCGCGCCCTACTTCGTCGACGTCATGCACTCGTCCCCCTCGCGCTTCGGGCATCTCCGCGACAGGATCACGGCTCTGGGACAGCGCATAACGGAAGAATTCGAGATTGCCGTTTCTCCGCTCATCATGGAAATCATCGTGGGCGCCGACGGCGAGCTCGGCCTGATCGAGGCGGTCCCCGAGTTCGGCGGCGAGTTCATTCCCGAGCTTCTCATCCCGGAAAGCACCGGGTACCGGTTCATACGGGAAACCATAAAAGCGGCCACAAATACCGGTTTCACGCCGCCCGCATGGCGGGCGGAAAAGGCCGTCGTGGTCCGGTACATAACCGGCAACTCCGGCAGGCTTGTTTCATTCGACCACAGGCCGCGAAGGGTGCCCGGACTGGTGGCATGGAAGATGTTCAAGCGCGAAGGGGCCGAGATCCGCGGCCTCGCCGCCACCAACCACGACCGCGTCGGGGTCGTCATTACGCGCGGGCGCACTCACCAGGCCGCGCTTGACGCCGCCGGGCGCGCCGTCGCTGCACTCAAAATCACCATAGAGGGGTGA
- a CDS encoding phage holin family protein, giving the protein MANLLMRWCVITAGICVASHLLPGFTVSSVSMMIIGAAVLGLLNVTLRPLLLLLTLPLNLLTLGLFTLVINGLIIYITGGLIKGWHIGSFWTALGASLIISVISLVANAVLRFDR; this is encoded by the coding sequence TTACCGCGGGAATCTGTGTTGCATCGCACCTGCTCCCCGGATTTACCGTTTCCTCGGTCTCCATGATGATCATCGGGGCAGCGGTCCTCGGGCTTCTCAATGTTACGCTCAGGCCCCTGCTTCTTCTGCTTACCCTGCCGCTCAACCTGCTGACGCTCGGGCTCTTCACCCTGGTGATCAACGGTCTCATTATATACATCACCGGCGGACTGATAAAAGGATGGCATATCGGCTCTTTCTGGACGGCCCTGGGCGCTTCGCTTATTATAAGCGTCATATCGCTCGTCGCCAACGCGGTTCTGCGGTTCGACCGATAG
- a CDS encoding DUF5982 domain-containing protein, which yields MKKCLVVCLALFMALAFLPLGAQAARLSEDTLAKKKEGWYPTGLPLVNFSSDDGFGYGVRGYMYYNGSKGDPYFDSTPYFMQLYAQFFATTGGVYYHELNLDMPYFMGTKFRILSAAVLNKDKNANFFGLGADNAKRNLYDDLGNEYDKYSDFKEDFLDVAGNEKWHKYSISKPKFYFYLFRDITEELKLMVGAEFKKIEISPWGGKEFDNNLQNTTLLEIWQPEGYDGGWTNFGRAGIGYDTRDFEPDPKKGYYAEYCFEAATGIIGSDYDFTKHNVQLMYFLTPFNPLTFGLRAGYTTSANDIPFYEMDYFGFALNRRQGLGGNRTLLGYKKSRFVGKTMTVANADARFQFWEITGGGQRFAFKLIGFYDTGNVYDEAGNPFDSPRWADYHHSYGGGLAIAWNLSTIVHFLYGMSEEDSSISIDFNYKF from the coding sequence ATGAAAAAATGTCTGGTTGTTTGTCTGGCGCTTTTCATGGCGCTGGCGTTCCTTCCGCTCGGCGCACAGGCCGCGAGGCTGAGCGAGGACACGCTGGCAAAAAAGAAGGAGGGCTGGTACCCGACGGGACTTCCGCTGGTAAACTTTTCCAGCGATGACGGGTTCGGCTACGGCGTGCGCGGGTATATGTATTACAATGGCTCGAAGGGCGACCCCTATTTCGACAGCACCCCGTATTTCATGCAGCTCTATGCGCAGTTCTTCGCGACGACGGGCGGCGTCTATTACCACGAACTGAACCTCGACATGCCCTACTTCATGGGGACCAAGTTCCGCATACTCTCGGCGGCCGTGCTGAACAAGGACAAGAACGCCAACTTCTTCGGCCTGGGCGCGGACAACGCCAAGCGGAACCTGTATGACGACCTTGGTAATGAATACGATAAGTATTCGGATTTCAAGGAAGATTTCCTGGACGTTGCCGGCAACGAAAAATGGCACAAATACTCCATAAGCAAGCCCAAGTTCTACTTTTATCTTTTCCGCGACATCACTGAGGAACTGAAGCTCATGGTTGGCGCCGAGTTCAAGAAGATCGAGATAAGCCCCTGGGGCGGAAAGGAATTCGATAATAATCTCCAGAACACCACCCTTCTCGAAATCTGGCAGCCGGAAGGCTACGATGGTGGCTGGACGAACTTTGGCCGTGCCGGCATCGGCTATGACACGCGCGATTTCGAACCCGATCCTAAAAAAGGTTACTATGCCGAATACTGCTTCGAAGCGGCGACGGGGATCATCGGTTCCGATTACGATTTCACCAAGCACAACGTGCAGCTCATGTATTTCCTGACGCCGTTTAATCCCCTCACCTTCGGTTTGCGGGCCGGATACACCACCTCCGCGAACGACATCCCGTTCTACGAGATGGATTACTTCGGCTTCGCGCTCAACCGCCGGCAGGGCCTCGGCGGCAACCGCACGCTGCTCGGTTACAAAAAGAGCCGCTTTGTGGGCAAGACGATGACCGTGGCCAACGCCGATGCGCGGTTCCAGTTCTGGGAAATCACCGGCGGCGGGCAGCGTTTCGCGTTCAAGCTTATCGGATTTTACGACACCGGAAACGTGTACGACGAGGCGGGCAATCCCTTCGACAGCCCGCGCTGGGCCGATTACCATCATTCCTACGGCGGCGGGCTCGCCATCGCCTGGAACCTCTCGACGATCGTCCATTTCCTCTATGGTATGAGCGAGGAAGACTCGTCCATCTCGATCGACTTCAACTACAAGTTCTAA
- a CDS encoding acyl-CoA dehydrogenase, with translation MDFMLSDEQQMVKDMCRKFADNELAPKAAEYDRTHEFPWEPVKKLGEMGMLGVVYPEEYNGAGMDYVCYAIAVEEISRGCASNGVIVSAHNSLCLSPIYYYGTEEQKKKYLPKLTTGEWIGCFGITEPAAGSDAAGTKTTAELKNGKWVLNGTKNFITNGGVAHIAVVMAITEKGVGHKGLSMFIIEKGTPGFSVGKVEDKLGICASSTTELVFDNCEIPEANILGKKGEGFAVAMHTLDGGRVGIAAQAVGIAQAALDAAAKYAKERVQFNQPIAKLQAIQWMIADMATDIDASRLLTYRAAQLIGTGDRRKYSRYAAMAKLFASEASHRVTHKAIQVFGGYGYIKEYPVERHYRDARITELYEGTSEIQRLVISSNVLNDY, from the coding sequence ATGGATTTCATGCTATCAGACGAGCAGCAGATGGTTAAAGACATGTGCCGCAAGTTCGCCGATAACGAGCTTGCGCCCAAAGCGGCCGAGTATGACAGGACGCACGAGTTCCCGTGGGAGCCGGTTAAAAAACTCGGCGAGATGGGAATGCTCGGCGTGGTCTACCCCGAGGAATACAACGGCGCGGGCATGGATTACGTCTGTTACGCAATCGCCGTCGAGGAGATCTCGCGGGGATGCGCCTCCAACGGAGTAATCGTTTCCGCGCACAACTCCCTGTGCCTTTCGCCCATATACTATTACGGCACCGAAGAGCAGAAGAAAAAATACCTTCCAAAACTCACCACCGGCGAATGGATCGGATGTTTCGGCATAACCGAACCCGCCGCGGGTTCCGACGCCGCCGGCACCAAGACCACTGCCGAGCTTAAAAACGGCAAATGGGTGCTCAACGGCACCAAGAACTTCATAACCAACGGCGGCGTCGCGCATATCGCGGTCGTGATGGCCATCACCGAGAAGGGAGTGGGCCACAAGGGCCTCTCGATGTTCATCATAGAGAAGGGAACGCCCGGCTTCTCGGTCGGCAAGGTGGAGGACAAGCTGGGCATCTGCGCGTCGTCCACGACCGAGCTCGTCTTCGATAACTGTGAGATCCCCGAGGCGAACATCCTCGGCAAAAAGGGAGAGGGCTTCGCCGTCGCGATGCATACGCTCGACGGTGGCCGGGTCGGCATCGCCGCCCAGGCCGTCGGTATCGCCCAGGCGGCGCTCGACGCGGCCGCGAAGTACGCCAAGGAGCGCGTGCAGTTCAACCAGCCGATCGCCAAGCTCCAGGCGATCCAGTGGATGATCGCCGACATGGCCACCGATATCGACGCGTCGCGGCTGCTCACCTATCGGGCGGCGCAGCTCATCGGCACCGGAGACCGCAGAAAGTATTCCCGTTACGCGGCGATGGCGAAGCTCTTCGCCTCCGAGGCTTCGCACCGCGTCACCCACAAGGCCATACAGGTGTTCGGCGGCTACGGCTATATAAAGGAATATCCCGTCGAGCGCCATTACCGCGACGCGCGCATCACCGAACTGTACGAGGGCACCTCGGAGATCCAGCGCCTCGTCATTTCATCGAACGTACTGAACGATTACTGA
- the argF gene encoding ornithine carbamoyltransferase has protein sequence MKIPKLASKDLVCLTDLSVREMLSIFDLSSRLKKDLAAGKRTPVLEGKTLAMIFEKNSTRTRVSFEAGMFQLGGCALFLSKDDIQLGRGETVADTARVLSRYVDGIMIRTDLHSKVMELAKTATVPVINGLSDLFHPCQALADFFTIYEREKKLEKVRLAYVGDGNNMVHSLLIGAAMLGMDIAVACPKGYQPDSHVSALAFQISSRTGSKVTVTTDINLAVEGAHYLYTDVWTSMGMEKEANRRRKAFADFKITRKVLRKCADRCAVMHCLPAHRGEEIDDDVIDSDCSIVFDQAENRLHVQKALLCALMQ, from the coding sequence GTGAAAATCCCGAAACTCGCATCAAAGGACCTGGTCTGCCTCACCGATCTCTCTGTACGTGAAATGCTGAGCATCTTCGATCTTTCGTCACGACTGAAAAAGGACCTCGCGGCGGGAAAACGCACGCCGGTGCTTGAAGGAAAGACCCTGGCGATGATCTTTGAAAAGAATTCCACCCGCACGCGCGTCTCGTTCGAGGCCGGGATGTTTCAGCTCGGCGGCTGTGCCCTTTTCCTGAGCAAGGACGACATTCAGCTCGGCCGCGGCGAGACCGTCGCGGACACGGCGCGTGTTCTGTCGCGCTATGTCGACGGCATCATGATACGGACCGACCTGCATTCCAAGGTTATGGAACTCGCTAAAACCGCGACCGTTCCGGTCATAAACGGCCTGAGCGACCTCTTCCACCCGTGTCAGGCGCTGGCGGATTTCTTTACCATTTACGAACGCGAAAAGAAACTGGAAAAGGTCAGGCTCGCCTACGTCGGAGACGGAAACAATATGGTCCATTCGCTCCTCATCGGCGCGGCCATGCTTGGCATGGACATCGCGGTCGCGTGCCCTAAAGGGTATCAGCCCGACAGCCATGTAAGCGCCCTGGCCTTCCAGATTTCGTCGCGGACCGGCTCCAAGGTAACGGTGACGACCGACATCAATCTCGCCGTGGAAGGGGCCCACTACCTCTACACGGACGTGTGGACCAGCATGGGAATGGAAAAGGAGGCGAATCGGCGCAGAAAGGCCTTCGCTGATTTTAAAATCACCCGGAAGGTCTTGCGGAAGTGCGCCGACCGGTGCGCGGTGATGCACTGCCTGCCCGCCCATCGCGGGGAGGAGATCGATGACGACGTCATCGATTCCGACTGCTCGATCGTCTTCGACCAGGCCGAGAACAGGCTCCACGTGCAGAAGGCGCTGCTCTGCGCGTTGATGCAGTGA
- a CDS encoding aspartate aminotransferase family protein gives MTSKRLREIMESDHKHLFQNYGERLPVCFTEGEGSLLFDQDGRRYIDFFAGIAVSTLGHAHPGFVKRLQAQLERPIHSSNWFFNREQAAAGKLVGELSFPGKTLFVNSGTEANEAALKLARAHGQSISPERYEILSFEGSFHGRTFGGMSATAQEKIRKGFGPLVPGFTYLPFNDLSAAEREIERNGRVCAVITELIQGEGGIRIADRDFIKNLAAMCAKRNILVIIDEVQTGVGRTGRAFAYQHYGIEPDIITLAKGLGGGVPVGALHARKELAPLFGKGVHGTTFGGNHLACAAVEFVLKEIKKPALAKNVSTVSIFIFERLRAMKAKYPQINEVRGMGLHIGIELSVPGMNIVKKALSSGLIINCTADKVIRIMPPLTISMKTVREGMKILETILAREAKA, from the coding sequence ATGACTTCGAAAAGGCTCAGGGAAATAATGGAGAGCGACCACAAGCACCTCTTTCAGAATTACGGTGAACGTCTTCCGGTCTGTTTTACGGAAGGAGAAGGCTCGCTCCTCTTCGACCAGGACGGCAGGCGCTATATCGATTTTTTCGCCGGCATAGCGGTAAGCACCCTCGGCCACGCGCACCCGGGGTTCGTAAAAAGGCTGCAGGCCCAGCTCGAACGGCCGATTCACTCGTCCAACTGGTTTTTCAACAGGGAACAGGCCGCCGCGGGCAAACTGGTGGGAGAGCTCTCCTTCCCGGGAAAGACCCTCTTCGTCAACAGCGGGACCGAGGCGAACGAGGCCGCGCTCAAGCTCGCGCGCGCCCACGGACAGTCGATCTCGCCCGAAAGGTACGAGATCCTTTCCTTCGAGGGCTCGTTTCATGGCCGCACCTTCGGCGGAATGTCCGCCACGGCGCAGGAAAAAATACGCAAGGGATTCGGCCCCCTGGTTCCGGGCTTCACCTATCTGCCCTTTAACGACCTTTCGGCCGCCGAGCGCGAGATCGAGCGCAACGGTCGCGTGTGCGCGGTCATCACCGAACTCATCCAGGGCGAGGGCGGCATTCGTATAGCGGACAGGGATTTCATCAAAAATCTCGCCGCGATGTGCGCAAAGCGCAATATCCTCGTCATCATCGACGAGGTGCAGACCGGTGTCGGGCGGACCGGTCGCGCCTTCGCGTACCAGCACTACGGCATCGAGCCCGATATCATCACCCTGGCCAAGGGCCTGGGCGGCGGCGTGCCGGTCGGAGCGCTCCACGCGCGCAAAGAGCTGGCCCCGCTTTTCGGCAAGGGCGTCCACGGCACCACGTTCGGAGGCAACCACCTGGCGTGCGCCGCGGTCGAATTCGTATTGAAAGAGATTAAAAAGCCGGCGCTCGCCAAAAACGTCTCCACCGTCTCGATCTTCATATTTGAGCGGTTGCGAGCCATGAAGGCGAAGTATCCCCAGATCAACGAAGTACGGGGCATGGGCCTGCATATCGGCATCGAGCTTTCCGTACCGGGGATGAACATCGTCAAAAAAGCGCTCTCGTCGGGCCTCATCATCAACTGCACGGCGGACAAGGTGATCCGGATAATGCCCCCGCTCACCATTTCCATGAAGACCGTTAGGGAAGGCATGAAAATCCTCGAAACAATTTTAGCGCGCGAGGCCAAAGCGTGA
- the argJ gene encoding bifunctional glutamate N-acetyltransferase/amino-acid acetyltransferase ArgJ: MEILTGGLENVPGYVFSAVECGIKYPNRLDLSLIAALNPCHAAGVFTTNRVFAAPVRLCRERTGLPVRGILINATNANACTGDEGYANARNLARETARLLGAPEDSILMASTGVIGVQLPAEKMHMNLPKLVESASPSKGGMVAKAIMTTDTFAKEYAVRFDCEGAVYTIAGTAKGVGMMAPNMATLLAFLLTDMPLAKTDLDAAFRRCIAKSLNAITIDGDMSTNDTAILLCPVSDSPRTSTTGVASFEEALLSVLKKLAELLVRDGEGATKFVRVIVKRAADDADARLAARAVAQSLLVKTALFGNDPNWGRIACAAGYSGAQIDESRLSILIDDAMLLCNGTPVNFVRAELQTRLAKKDLVITVDLGMGDATAEYLTTDLSYDYVKINAEYTT; the protein is encoded by the coding sequence ATGGAAATCCTCACAGGCGGACTCGAAAACGTTCCCGGCTACGTTTTTTCAGCGGTTGAGTGCGGCATCAAGTACCCGAACAGGCTCGATCTCTCGCTGATCGCCGCCCTGAACCCGTGCCATGCCGCCGGAGTATTCACTACCAACCGCGTGTTCGCCGCCCCGGTGCGGCTATGCCGCGAGCGGACCGGCCTGCCCGTACGCGGGATACTGATCAACGCAACCAACGCCAACGCCTGTACGGGCGATGAAGGATACGCCAACGCCCGCAATCTTGCACGGGAGACGGCGCGCCTGCTCGGCGCGCCCGAAGATTCGATCCTGATGGCGTCCACCGGCGTCATCGGCGTGCAGCTTCCGGCCGAAAAAATGCATATGAACCTGCCCAAACTTGTGGAGTCCGCGTCGCCTTCGAAGGGAGGGATGGTCGCGAAAGCGATCATGACTACCGACACCTTCGCCAAGGAATATGCCGTGCGCTTCGACTGCGAGGGGGCCGTGTACACCATTGCCGGCACGGCGAAGGGCGTGGGAATGATGGCCCCCAACATGGCCACCCTGCTCGCCTTTCTGCTCACCGACATGCCGCTGGCAAAAACCGATCTCGACGCGGCATTCCGACGCTGTATCGCGAAAAGCCTTAACGCCATCACCATCGACGGGGACATGTCCACCAACGATACCGCCATACTACTCTGCCCGGTCTCAGATTCGCCCCGCACATCCACGACCGGCGTCGCGTCGTTCGAGGAGGCGCTTCTATCCGTGTTGAAAAAGCTTGCCGAGCTCCTGGTACGCGACGGCGAGGGGGCGACCAAGTTCGTGCGGGTAATCGTAAAGCGCGCCGCCGACGATGCCGACGCCCGTCTGGCCGCCAGGGCGGTCGCCCAGTCGCTCCTGGTGAAGACAGCGCTTTTCGGCAACGACCCCAACTGGGGGCGTATCGCCTGCGCGGCCGGCTACTCGGGCGCGCAGATCGACGAGTCGAGGCTTTCGATTCTGATCGACGACGCCATGCTGCTCTGCAATGGAACGCCGGTCAACTTCGTGCGCGCCGAGCTCCAAACGCGGCTCGCGAAGAAGGACCTCGTCATAACGGTCGACCTCGGCATGGGCGATGCCACGGCGGAATACCTGACCACTGACCTGTCGTACGATTATGTGAAGATAAACGCCGAATACACGACATGA